The following are from one region of the Paenibacillus bovis genome:
- a CDS encoding LysR family transcriptional regulator, protein MELRQLQYALQIAAERNFSRAAEKLHIAQPSLSQQLSKLEKELGVLLFQRNTSTVELTHAGSSFVEHAQKIIDSVEQLRKEMADISQLQSGRVIVGSMQITGSHLLPHVLPAFRAAYPQIDVVLLEDTSLNLEKLTASGQTDLSLLALPLTESSLTYEPVAEELIDLAVPPTHPLAQRFLAGDHTPVKLSELKDESFIVLKKGQGFRKIVFDVCGEAGFEPQVVFESNNIETIQSLVATGMGVTFVPHYIARARRGEFLPVYLPLAEPIPSRTLVIARRKGRYLSKAAEAFIETFKETMANVVTQERI, encoded by the coding sequence ATGGAACTCAGACAATTACAATATGCACTGCAAATTGCAGCGGAACGCAACTTTTCAAGAGCAGCCGAGAAGCTTCATATTGCACAACCTTCTCTTAGCCAGCAGTTGTCCAAGCTGGAAAAAGAATTGGGTGTGCTGCTGTTCCAGCGTAATACCAGCACAGTAGAACTTACCCATGCCGGGTCCAGCTTTGTAGAGCATGCCCAAAAAATTATCGATTCTGTCGAACAACTGCGCAAAGAGATGGCTGATATTTCCCAGCTGCAGAGTGGACGTGTCATCGTAGGCAGTATGCAAATTACAGGCTCTCATCTGCTGCCGCATGTACTGCCTGCTTTTCGTGCAGCCTATCCACAGATCGATGTCGTTCTGCTGGAAGACACTTCACTCAATCTGGAAAAGCTGACCGCCAGCGGCCAGACGGATCTCAGTCTGCTCGCTCTGCCGCTGACCGAATCCTCGCTTACCTACGAACCGGTAGCAGAGGAATTGATCGATCTGGCTGTTCCGCCTACGCATCCTCTTGCTCAGCGCTTTCTGGCAGGTGATCATACTCCGGTCAAGCTGTCCGAGCTAAAAGACGAGTCATTTATCGTATTGAAAAAAGGACAGGGCTTCCGCAAAATTGTGTTCGATGTATGCGGAGAAGCCGGATTTGAACCCCAGGTTGTATTTGAAAGTAACAATATCGAGACGATCCAGTCTCTGGTTGCTACAGGTATGGGCGTTACTTTTGTACCGCATTATATTGCCCGGGCACGCCGCGGTGAATTTCTGCCGGTCTATCTCCCTCTAGCAGAGCCTATCCCCAGTCGTACACTTGTTATCGCCCGACGCAAAGGACGTTATTTATCCAAAGCAGCAGAAGCTTTTATCGAGACATTCAAGGAAACGATGGCAAATGTAGTCACCCAGGAACGAATCTAA
- the nth gene encoding endonuclease III: MNAATVRHILDTLAGMFPDAHCELNHSNAFELTIAVLLSAQCTDATVNKVTVDLFQKYRTPQDYLNVPLEELEQDIRRIGLYRSKAKHIQNLCRILIEQYGGDVPGEHDLLVQLPGVGRKTANVVVSNAFGVPAFAVDTHVERVSKRLGLANWKDNVLEVERKLMKRVPREEWTLSHHRFIFFGRYHCKAQNPACQICPLLDICREGKKRMKTSLVIKDKSAKPRTSRAKGNQSNTTT; this comes from the coding sequence ATGAATGCCGCTACCGTAAGACATATTCTGGACACGCTTGCCGGCATGTTTCCCGATGCCCACTGCGAGCTTAATCATAGCAACGCCTTTGAACTGACGATTGCCGTTCTGCTCTCCGCACAGTGTACAGACGCAACAGTCAACAAGGTAACGGTTGATTTATTTCAGAAATACCGTACACCGCAAGATTATCTGAACGTGCCGCTGGAAGAGCTGGAGCAGGATATACGGCGGATCGGGTTGTATCGCAGCAAAGCCAAGCATATCCAGAATTTATGCCGGATTCTGATCGAACAGTATGGCGGCGATGTACCGGGAGAGCACGATCTGCTCGTGCAGCTGCCGGGTGTGGGCCGCAAGACAGCCAACGTCGTAGTGTCCAATGCTTTCGGAGTGCCTGCTTTTGCCGTGGATACCCATGTGGAACGAGTATCCAAACGACTGGGTCTCGCCAATTGGAAAGACAATGTACTGGAAGTCGAGCGTAAATTGATGAAGCGTGTTCCACGTGAAGAGTGGACATTATCGCATCATCGATTTATCTTTTTCGGAAGGTACCATTGCAAGGCGCAAAATCCCGCCTGTCAGATCTGTCCATTGCTCGATATTTGCCGTGAAGGCAAAAAAAGAATGAAAACGTCTCTCGTAATCAAGGACAAGTCCGCCAAACCGCGTACGTCCAGAGCGAAGGGCAACCAATCTAATACTACAACATAA
- the leuD gene encoding 3-isopropylmalate dehydratase small subunit, with translation MEPFKQLNGIVAPVDRVNVDTDAIIPKQFLKRIERTGFGQFLFYEWRWDEEGNVNENFDMNQPRYQGASVLVSRANFGCGSSREHAPWAIMDYGFRCVIAPSFADIFYNNCFKNGILPIKLSEEQVQDLFERTAAHEGYRLNVDLENKQLTDEYGLHIDFDLDEHRRQFLLQGLDDIGLTLQHESEITAYEQSRGAHLFA, from the coding sequence ATGGAACCATTCAAACAGTTAAACGGTATTGTCGCACCGGTAGACCGGGTCAATGTAGATACAGATGCTATCATTCCCAAGCAATTTCTGAAACGGATCGAACGGACAGGTTTCGGCCAGTTCCTGTTCTATGAATGGCGCTGGGATGAAGAAGGGAATGTGAATGAGAATTTTGATATGAATCAGCCGCGTTACCAGGGAGCTTCTGTTCTGGTATCCCGAGCCAACTTTGGCTGTGGATCTTCCCGTGAGCATGCGCCATGGGCGATTATGGATTACGGATTCCGCTGTGTCATTGCCCCTTCTTTTGCAGATATCTTCTATAATAACTGTTTCAAAAACGGTATTCTGCCCATCAAGCTCTCTGAAGAGCAAGTACAGGATCTGTTTGAACGTACAGCTGCCCATGAAGGGTACCGTCTTAATGTAGACCTGGAAAACAAACAGCTTACCGATGAGTATGGACTGCATATTGATTTTGATCTGGATGAGCATCGCCGGCAGTTTCTGCTGCAGGGACTGGATGATATCGGTCTGACTCTTCAGCATGAATCCGAGATCACAGCCTATGAGCAATCCAGAGGTGCACACCTGTTTGCCTGA
- a CDS encoding ABC transporter ATP-binding protein has product MDVLRQLQGFYREKKSYLYLSIFCLATATALGLVYPNLLRYLIDDIIKLRRYDQVPMLVIGLFVVTILKACMQFLHGFFGGRLGNFLAYRLRNACYEKLQFLSFRYYDTAKTGDLMSRLTGDLEAIRNFIGFGFAQLLNVFLMVIFGSIVMFSLNWQLTLVTLISIPFLVYVALRFESRIHPAFQEMRLALSSLTTAVQENITGVRTIKSFAREAHEVDKFSLRNERYRTNQIFASSLWSRYFPVMELLASVCIVILLGFGGTLVIQGSMTLGELVAFFTLIWYIIGPMWGLGFHINNYTQSKASTERILEILNQPVDIKDEHTAKPMHEIKGHVMFDHVTFAYGNKLAAVVDINLNAPPGSVIGLLGGTGSGKSTIIQLLMRAYNVNEGRITLDGTDIRDIRIEDLRAQIASVFQETFLFSSTIKNNIAYGMEEVTMEEIIRAATLAKAHEFIMELPKGYDTIVGERGLGLSGGQKQRLAIARALLKNPKILILDDATSAVDMETEHEIQSGFQEVMRGRTTFIIAHRISSLRHADEILVLEEGRVIQRGKHEQLIQTAGPYQDIYQVQYADHISRQQEIDDPDQPEEWNREMPQPGSGEQVRYHE; this is encoded by the coding sequence ATGGACGTTCTCAGGCAACTGCAAGGCTTTTACCGCGAAAAAAAGAGCTATCTCTATCTCTCTATCTTTTGTCTTGCAACCGCTACCGCTCTCGGATTGGTCTATCCGAATCTGCTGAGGTACCTGATTGATGATATTATCAAGCTCAGGCGGTATGACCAGGTTCCCATGCTGGTAATCGGACTGTTCGTTGTTACCATTCTCAAAGCATGTATGCAGTTCCTGCACGGATTTTTCGGAGGGCGTCTCGGCAATTTCCTCGCCTACCGTCTTCGCAATGCCTGCTATGAAAAGCTTCAGTTTTTGTCCTTCCGTTATTATGATACTGCCAAAACAGGAGATCTGATGTCCCGTCTGACCGGAGACCTGGAGGCGATCCGTAACTTTATCGGATTTGGCTTTGCCCAGCTGCTCAATGTATTCCTTATGGTCATCTTCGGTTCCATAGTCATGTTCTCGCTGAACTGGCAGCTCACTCTGGTTACCCTGATTTCTATCCCTTTTCTGGTATATGTCGCTTTGCGTTTTGAATCACGCATTCATCCGGCTTTTCAGGAAATGCGTCTTGCGCTAAGTTCCCTGACTACTGCTGTACAGGAAAATATCACCGGTGTGCGTACAATCAAGTCATTCGCCCGCGAAGCACACGAAGTGGACAAGTTTTCGCTGCGCAATGAGCGTTACCGCACCAACCAGATTTTTGCTTCCTCCCTGTGGAGCCGCTATTTCCCGGTTATGGAACTGCTGGCTTCGGTATGTATCGTAATTTTGCTCGGATTTGGCGGTACACTGGTTATTCAGGGTTCTATGACACTTGGAGAACTGGTCGCTTTTTTCACCCTGATCTGGTACATAATCGGCCCGATGTGGGGACTCGGTTTTCATATTAACAACTACACCCAGTCCAAAGCATCTACCGAACGGATTCTGGAAATTCTGAATCAGCCGGTAGATATCAAGGATGAACATACCGCCAAGCCGATGCACGAAATCAAAGGACATGTCATGTTTGATCATGTGACTTTTGCTTACGGCAATAAATTGGCAGCTGTAGTAGATATCAATCTGAATGCGCCTCCGGGCTCGGTGATCGGGCTGCTGGGTGGAACAGGCTCCGGTAAATCCACGATTATTCAGCTGTTAATGCGTGCGTACAATGTCAACGAAGGACGGATTACACTGGATGGCACCGATATCCGGGATATTCGGATCGAGGATCTGCGTGCACAGATCGCCTCTGTATTCCAGGAGACATTTCTGTTCTCTTCCACGATCAAGAACAATATCGCTTATGGTATGGAAGAAGTGACCATGGAAGAGATTATCCGCGCAGCAACCCTGGCCAAAGCCCATGAGTTTATTATGGAGCTGCCCAAAGGATACGATACTATCGTAGGTGAACGTGGTCTCGGATTATCGGGTGGACAAAAGCAGCGTCTGGCGATTGCCCGCGCACTACTCAAAAACCCGAAAATACTGATCCTGGACGATGCGACGAGTGCGGTGGATATGGAGACCGAGCATGAGATACAATCTGGCTTCCAGGAAGTGATGCGAGGACGGACAACCTTTATTATTGCTCACCGGATTTCCTCCTTGCGTCATGCGGACGAGATTCTGGTACTTGAGGAAGGACGAGTGATTCAGCGCGGCAAGCACGAGCAGCTGATTCAGAC
- the leuC gene encoding 3-isopropylmalate dehydratase large subunit, translating into MSKKTLYEKIWDNHVIHQEEGKPSVLYIDLHLVHEVTSPQAFEGLRLSNRQVRRPELTFATMDHNVPTFDRYNITDPISKQQIDTLTQNCRDFGVKLFDLDTIDQGVVHVMGPELGLTHPGKTIVCGDSHTSTHGAFGALAFGIGTSEVEHVLATQCLQQSTSKTMEIRFVGSRKPGVTAKDMILGVIAKYGTDFATGYVIEYTGEAIRDLSMEERMTVCNMSIEGGARAGLIAPDETTFSYLRGRQYVPQGAAFDEAVARWKELTTDEGAVYDTILEFDVDALIPQVTWGTSPGMGTDITSAVPNPADFTTENERRAAEKALEYMDLVPGTPMSEIPVDYVFIGSCTNGRIEDLRAAAEVARGYTVSDRLTAIVVPGSGRVKIQAEKEGLDVIFKEAGFEWREAGCSMCLAMNPDVLKPGQRCASTSNRNFEGRQGRGGRTHLVSPAMAAAAAITGHFTDVRDWEFKSEPVLN; encoded by the coding sequence ATGAGCAAAAAGACATTGTATGAGAAAATCTGGGATAACCACGTAATTCATCAGGAAGAAGGCAAGCCGAGCGTACTGTATATCGATCTGCATCTTGTTCACGAAGTAACTTCTCCGCAGGCATTTGAAGGTTTGCGCCTGAGCAATCGTCAGGTTCGCCGTCCGGAGCTTACGTTTGCCACGATGGATCATAATGTACCAACGTTTGATCGCTACAATATTACCGACCCGATCTCCAAGCAGCAAATAGATACGCTGACTCAGAACTGCCGTGACTTCGGCGTGAAGCTATTCGATCTCGATACGATCGACCAGGGCGTTGTTCACGTTATGGGACCTGAACTCGGCCTGACCCACCCTGGTAAAACGATTGTCTGTGGAGACAGCCATACATCGACTCATGGTGCATTTGGCGCTCTGGCATTCGGTATCGGTACGAGTGAAGTAGAGCACGTACTAGCTACCCAGTGCCTGCAGCAGTCCACTTCCAAAACTATGGAAATCCGCTTTGTAGGTTCACGCAAACCAGGTGTAACGGCCAAGGATATGATCCTCGGTGTAATTGCCAAATACGGAACCGACTTTGCGACAGGTTATGTTATCGAATATACAGGTGAAGCGATTCGCGACCTCTCGATGGAAGAGCGCATGACCGTATGTAATATGTCTATTGAAGGCGGAGCGCGTGCAGGATTGATTGCACCGGATGAGACGACTTTCTCTTATCTGCGTGGACGTCAGTATGTACCGCAGGGTGCAGCTTTTGACGAAGCGGTTGCCCGCTGGAAGGAACTGACTACTGATGAAGGTGCTGTTTATGACACGATACTGGAATTCGATGTAGATGCGTTGATTCCGCAGGTAACCTGGGGCACCAGTCCGGGAATGGGAACGGATATTACATCGGCTGTACCTAATCCGGCTGACTTCACCACTGAAAATGAACGCAGAGCGGCTGAAAAAGCGCTTGAATATATGGATCTCGTACCAGGTACGCCAATGTCCGAGATTCCGGTCGATTATGTATTTATCGGCTCCTGTACGAATGGACGGATCGAGGATCTGCGTGCTGCGGCCGAAGTCGCTCGCGGCTACACCGTATCCGACCGTCTGACAGCTATTGTCGTTCCAGGCTCCGGCCGCGTCAAAATCCAGGCGGAAAAAGAAGGACTCGATGTGATCTTCAAGGAAGCCGGTTTTGAATGGCGCGAAGCAGGATGCAGTATGTGTCTCGCGATGAATCCCGATGTACTGAAGCCGGGACAGCGCTGCGCATCCACATCCAACCGTAACTTTGAAGGACGTCAGGGCCGGGGCGGACGTACGCATCTGGTATCTCCGGCTATGGCGGCAGCTGCAGCGATTACAGGTCACTTTACCGATGTTCGTGACTGGGAATTCAAGTCCGAGCCGGTATTGAATTAA
- a CDS encoding N-acetylmuramoyl-L-alanine amidase family protein — MWSFPHIGEAATDTKVVLNGQQLSIPEEVQNIKGSVMVPIRVISQNLGYQVKWDQSAGQVNIDGEGKSIQLYIGKNAASVDNKTYSLNTAPVIQNGTTMVPIRLVSEQMGIGVHWNNSDKIVTLTSTGTSTGGGTTSDADKATSENGLALVNGISFSESRLLVTLDKSVTPKVSKMDSPNRIVVDLPNADFGGGFEQGANAEAGQIATLAVPNNENVSQVRYSQYSTDPSSVRIVIDLKKDRNYEVFNEGQGLLIVDLTANNGTNKQPDSTTGATQPGSSVGHSGKKVVVIDAGHGYQDPGAIGSQTTEKKLNLGLALKVEALLKDDPNIDVILTRSDDTFLELKERVKVAEKLNADVFVSIHANSSGSSAASGTETYYQRSSSKKLAQTIHKYFVAATGFKDRGVQYGNFHVIRETTMPAVLLEVGFISNKVEESKMMDSAKQDQIAASVVKGIKEYLGVS, encoded by the coding sequence ATGTGGTCCTTTCCCCATATCGGCGAAGCTGCCACAGACACGAAAGTTGTACTGAACGGTCAACAACTCAGCATTCCGGAAGAAGTGCAGAATATCAAGGGTTCGGTGATGGTGCCGATTCGGGTGATTTCCCAGAATCTTGGCTATCAGGTGAAATGGGATCAATCTGCGGGTCAGGTCAATATTGATGGCGAAGGCAAGTCCATTCAACTGTATATTGGCAAGAATGCAGCTTCTGTAGACAACAAAACGTACAGCTTGAACACCGCACCGGTGATTCAAAATGGTACAACGATGGTACCGATCCGACTGGTAAGTGAACAGATGGGTATCGGAGTACACTGGAACAACAGCGACAAAATTGTCACATTGACATCGACGGGCACGAGCACCGGCGGAGGAACGACTTCGGACGCGGACAAGGCAACTTCCGAAAACGGTCTTGCACTGGTGAACGGCATCAGCTTCAGTGAAAGTCGCCTGCTGGTGACGCTGGATAAGAGCGTGACGCCAAAAGTATCCAAAATGGATTCACCAAACCGTATCGTAGTCGATCTGCCAAATGCTGATTTTGGCGGCGGATTCGAACAGGGAGCCAATGCGGAAGCAGGACAGATTGCTACGCTGGCTGTTCCAAATAACGAGAATGTATCACAGGTTCGTTATTCCCAATACAGTACAGACCCATCAAGCGTACGTATTGTTATCGATCTGAAAAAAGATCGGAACTACGAAGTATTTAACGAAGGTCAGGGTCTGCTGATTGTAGATCTGACAGCAAACAATGGTACAAACAAACAGCCGGATTCGACAACTGGCGCAACACAGCCAGGTTCCTCGGTAGGTCATTCCGGTAAAAAAGTTGTTGTTATTGATGCCGGTCATGGTTATCAGGATCCAGGTGCTATCGGCTCCCAGACAACCGAGAAAAAGCTCAACCTCGGACTGGCACTGAAAGTGGAAGCACTGCTCAAGGATGATCCGAATATCGATGTTATCCTGACACGCTCGGATGATACGTTCCTCGAACTCAAAGAACGTGTCAAAGTGGCCGAGAAGCTGAATGCCGATGTATTTGTCTCCATTCATGCAAACAGCAGCGGTTCATCAGCTGCCTCGGGTACAGAAACGTACTACCAGCGCAGCAGTAGCAAAAAGCTGGCACAGACGATCCACAAGTATTTTGTAGCCGCTACAGGCTTCAAGGACCGCGGTGTACAATACGGTAACTTCCATGTTATTCGTGAAACGACGATGCCTGCTGTACTGCTCGAAGTTGGTTTTATCAGCAACAAAGTGGAAGAATCCAAAATGATGGATTCCGCCAAACAGGATCAGATCGCTGCATCTGTCGTCAAAGGGATCAAAGAATATCTTGGCGTATCCTGA
- a CDS encoding dynamin family protein has translation MQAITTQREDSFETILEQLAQELNRQGNDTAAQKAHDLQLKYRSQELVLAFCGHFSAGKSSLMNWLCGKQVLPTSPVPTTANIAAIRCGEPRALVHVHAGDDLEIGLDELDEYCKNGGDYESVQLWDRIPLLGEHGVLLDTPGVDSTDAAHEAATYSALHRADVVFYVMDYNHVQSETNLSFARTLYERGKPLYLIVNQIDKHEDQELSFAEYRKGVEQAFARRGIEPAGVLYVSRQVPDHPYGRLERLREIIGQLLEDHLPLMRYSLSQAAWELAEEHSKWLNEQMSSDHEDHENENTKDDGSDITAAFSMEEENMDDLSVEEIPEDLPALSGRISQLQQRQDDLVSNIKKLRETWSWEIGRLVEQANLTPAALRDLAQLYLEGERPGFKKGLFASREKTMQEREQRRQTFLQAYQEQVAANLDVHVRGLLRGWSREYELWNEEQETALTASLPEITVADIEAGTGKDMAISGEYVLNYTRALREQTAARYRRAALEAADRLLEQLQPDVERQIAAVQSEQQQLQSRYDDLLRQQEAEQQLQQQDQAVRSLLPKRETEVPDWLPRIEAGSQIVQNAAANAHSSLQPNDPNPLNPGSVPTAETSVSNLQSAAGSFLESTENDTYLAGVSTGGLDKDTALSSAVSVQTGSSARQQRLLDTAERLRRTAGKISELPGMSSQAEELRRRAGIMEDGKFTLALFGAFSAGKSSFANALLGGSVLPVSPHPMTAAITQIMGADSNHAHGTAVVFLKDAEEMQEDISGALRLLGLPDRSLEQDWRKAVAGLSPARIHPSARAHYNFIMAAAAGWEQMADKLGQQVEVDMDAFRGYVSEEQQSCFVRRIDLYYDCELTRQGMVLVDTPGADSVNARHTGVTFEYMKSADALVFVTYYNHAFTAGDRQLLEQLGRVKGSLALDNMFFIVNASDLASSEEEKNDVVGRIVRELNSAGIREPNIHALSSRRALHGQDEGFRQFQQSFNTFADETLAGLAVHAALEEVGRIRDMILSWEEAARQGEAYRQQRRQQLMTEQQSAREAVSRIARTEPDRRVQEESGELLFHVRQRVRLKTLEWIPEIFNPAQLNQESADLKADFAACGRELQRRVGIELEQEVLATTLRMEKAARQLISERMRTYGREAENSTTGLRLSAYDPSAWETPQLPSLALSQAIDWKSLWSMFRNPRYFFEQGGRENLRTEVTARIDNMIGHLLEEQRERLAAYYIDGLNIRFRETVEEMHRQIAEWAEATEASLSMSDGPDRWHHLAAELDILAAESEVSQLH, from the coding sequence ATGCAAGCGATTACAACGCAGAGAGAAGATTCATTTGAAACTATTCTGGAGCAGCTCGCCCAGGAACTGAACCGACAGGGAAATGATACAGCTGCACAAAAAGCACATGATCTGCAGCTAAAATACCGTTCACAAGAGCTGGTATTGGCTTTTTGCGGTCATTTCTCGGCTGGCAAATCCAGTCTGATGAACTGGCTGTGCGGCAAACAGGTACTGCCGACCAGTCCTGTACCGACCACTGCCAATATTGCCGCAATCCGCTGCGGAGAACCGCGCGCACTTGTTCATGTACATGCCGGCGACGATCTGGAGATTGGACTGGACGAACTGGATGAGTACTGCAAAAACGGTGGCGATTATGAATCTGTACAATTATGGGACCGGATTCCACTGCTGGGAGAGCATGGCGTACTGCTGGATACGCCGGGTGTGGATTCAACAGATGCCGCTCATGAAGCAGCTACCTATTCGGCGCTGCATCGAGCGGATGTAGTCTTTTATGTTATGGATTATAATCATGTGCAGTCCGAGACGAATCTTTCATTTGCACGCACACTGTATGAACGTGGCAAGCCACTGTATCTGATAGTGAACCAGATTGACAAGCATGAAGATCAGGAGTTGTCTTTTGCAGAATATCGCAAAGGAGTCGAGCAGGCATTTGCCAGAAGAGGAATTGAACCGGCAGGCGTATTATATGTGTCCCGCCAGGTACCCGATCATCCCTATGGCCGTCTGGAGCGCCTGCGGGAGATCATTGGCCAGCTGCTCGAAGATCATCTGCCACTGATGCGTTACAGCCTGTCACAGGCAGCCTGGGAACTGGCAGAGGAGCACAGCAAGTGGCTGAATGAACAAATGTCCAGCGATCATGAAGATCACGAGAATGAAAATACAAAAGATGATGGTTCCGATATAACTGCAGCATTTTCCATGGAAGAAGAGAACATGGACGATCTATCTGTAGAAGAAATCCCGGAAGATCTGCCAGCATTGAGCGGGAGAATCTCGCAATTACAGCAGCGCCAGGATGATCTGGTCAGCAATATAAAGAAACTTCGCGAAACATGGAGTTGGGAGATTGGCCGTCTCGTGGAGCAGGCGAATCTGACACCTGCTGCACTGCGTGATCTGGCCCAGCTCTATCTGGAAGGAGAACGTCCCGGCTTCAAAAAAGGTCTGTTCGCTTCCAGAGAAAAAACAATGCAGGAGCGTGAGCAGCGCAGACAGACTTTTTTGCAGGCGTATCAGGAGCAGGTAGCTGCCAATCTCGATGTGCATGTACGGGGACTGCTGCGCGGCTGGAGCCGGGAGTATGAGCTCTGGAACGAGGAACAGGAAACTGCGCTGACTGCATCGCTGCCGGAGATCACTGTAGCCGATATTGAAGCAGGCACAGGCAAGGATATGGCTATATCAGGAGAGTATGTGCTCAACTATACACGCGCATTGCGTGAGCAGACAGCTGCGCGTTATCGCCGTGCAGCCCTGGAAGCAGCAGATCGTCTATTGGAACAGCTCCAGCCGGACGTTGAACGCCAGATAGCTGCTGTGCAGTCTGAACAACAGCAGCTGCAATCGCGCTATGATGATCTTCTGCGCCAGCAGGAAGCAGAGCAGCAGCTTCAGCAGCAGGATCAGGCTGTGCGCAGTCTGCTGCCCAAGCGGGAGACTGAAGTACCTGATTGGCTGCCGCGTATCGAAGCCGGTAGCCAGATCGTGCAAAATGCAGCGGCGAATGCACATTCTTCGCTTCAGCCGAATGATCCCAATCCATTGAATCCTGGATCTGTACCAACCGCAGAGACATCCGTATCCAATCTGCAGTCAGCGGCTGGATCGTTTTTGGAATCAACTGAAAACGATACGTATTTGGCTGGTGTCAGCACAGGTGGCCTGGATAAGGATACAGCCCTATCATCGGCAGTGTCGGTACAGACAGGCTCTTCGGCACGTCAGCAGCGTCTGCTGGATACCGCTGAACGTCTGCGCAGAACAGCCGGCAAGATCAGTGAACTGCCGGGGATGTCTTCCCAGGCGGAGGAGCTGCGTCGTCGTGCAGGCATTATGGAAGATGGCAAATTTACACTGGCGCTGTTTGGAGCATTCAGTGCGGGCAAATCTTCTTTTGCCAATGCACTGTTGGGCGGATCGGTGCTGCCAGTGTCTCCGCATCCGATGACAGCAGCTATTACGCAGATCATGGGAGCGGACAGCAACCACGCTCATGGAACAGCCGTTGTCTTCTTGAAAGACGCGGAAGAAATGCAGGAGGATATCAGCGGAGCGCTGCGTCTGCTTGGATTGCCGGATCGCTCGCTGGAGCAAGATTGGCGTAAAGCGGTTGCTGGATTGTCGCCAGCACGTATTCATCCATCGGCAAGAGCGCATTACAACTTTATTATGGCTGCAGCAGCAGGCTGGGAACAGATGGCCGATAAGCTCGGGCAGCAAGTCGAAGTCGATATGGATGCTTTCCGCGGATATGTGTCGGAAGAGCAGCAGTCCTGTTTTGTTCGCCGAATTGATCTGTACTACGATTGTGAATTGACCCGTCAGGGGATGGTCCTGGTGGACACGCCGGGCGCCGATTCGGTCAATGCACGTCATACCGGGGTTACATTTGAATATATGAAATCTGCGGATGCACTCGTATTTGTAACGTATTACAACCATGCGTTTACAGCAGGCGATCGTCAACTGCTGGAACAGCTTGGACGGGTAAAAGGCAGTCTGGCACTGGACAATATGTTCTTTATCGTCAATGCCTCCGATCTGGCTTCGTCCGAAGAAGAGAAAAATGACGTTGTAGGACGAATCGTTCGTGAGCTGAATAGTGCGGGCATTCGTGAACCCAATATCCATGCGCTGTCGAGCCGTCGTGCACTGCATGGACAGGATGAGGGCTTCAGACAGTTCCAGCAAAGCTTTAACACCTTTGCGGACGAGACACTGGCAGGGCTGGCTGTACATGCTGCACTGGAAGAAGTCGGCCGTATCCGCGATATGATCCTGTCCTGGGAAGAAGCAGCCAGACAGGGGGAAGCCTATCGCCAGCAGCGCAGACAGCAGCTGATGACAGAGCAGCAGAGCGCCCGCGAAGCGGTCAGCAGGATTGCCCGTACAGAGCCGGATCGCAGAGTGCAGGAAGAAAGTGGAGAGCTGCTATTCCATGTGCGTCAGCGTGTACGTCTCAAAACACTGGAATGGATACCGGAAATCTTCAACCCGGCACAGCTAAACCAGGAATCTGCCGATCTGAAAGCCGACTTTGCCGCCTGCGGACGGGAATTGCAGCGTAGAGTCGGTATTGAGCTGGAGCAGGAAGTGCTGGCTACTACCCTGCGAATGGAGAAGGCTGCACGCCAGCTGATCAGCGAACGAATGAGAACCTATGGACGCGAGGCGGAAAACAGTACGACAGGACTGCGTCTGTCTGCCTATGATCCCTCTGCTTGGGAGACACCGCAGCTGCCATCACTCGCATTGTCTCAGGCGATAGACTGGAAATCTTTATGGTCCATGTTCCGGAATCCTCGTTATTTCTTTGAACAGGGAGGTCGTGAAAATCTGCGAACCGAGGTGACTGCACGCATCGACAATATGATCGGCCATCTGCTGGAAGAGCAGCGTGAACGGCTCGCGGCTTATTATATTGACGGTTTGAATATACGTTTCCGGGAGACGGTAGAGGAAATGCATCGCCAGATCGCAGAATGGGCAGAAGCTACAGAAGCTTCGCTCAGCATGTCCGATGGTCCTGACCGCTGGCATCACCTTGCTGCCGAACTGGATATATTGGCAGCCGAATCAGAAGTATCCCAGCTTCATTAA